In Plasmodium cynomolgi strain B DNA, chromosome 6, whole genome shotgun sequence, the sequence CGGATGAGTGCAACTCTTTTGATAGCGGCAACTTCTACTCAGTAGGTGACGAAGGGGACTCACTCTCCACTCCATCACCACAGGTTAAACAGGACGAGGAATGCGAGAGCTACTTCGATAACGTTTACTCCAAGTACCATTGGTGTGACAATTTAAGTGACTTTAGGAGGAGGCTCTGCGAAAGGGGCCACCAGGTCGGGGCTGGGTGGTACGTACCACGTCAAAGTTGCAATCAGGGGAGGGGTGCTGAAAAGCGGCTTCCCCCACGTGCCTCCAGGAGTTCGCATTATAGGCGGTCAAGCACAGACACAGATGGGGGAGCCACCCCGTGGAGGGAGGTGCGTAGGGGGGAGTGTAGGGAGGAGTGTAGAGAGGAGTGTAGGGGGGAGTGTAGGGGGGAGACCTATCCGTACGGACTAAAGCAGGACGAACGGTTTCATTGCCGCAAAGATGGAGCGCCTAGGAGGAGGCTCCCGTGGATGTCGAAGTAAGCACAAGGTGGGAAGGCCCCACCGGGGAGGAGCATCGCCATCGTTATTGTCATCGTGATCGTCGTCGTTATCGTGATCGTGATCGTCGTGCATATCGCCATCCTCATCgctatcttttttttttgtcaaagtGGAGAATCGTTTtacctgacttgttcatagCAGTTTGAAAAGGGGCGCTGGTGCGGCGGGTGATCTGTCAAGCGGTGCCCACCGTGAGGGTTGCCAAGACAGCTACCCAGGCAGCTCCCGAGACAGTTTTCCGGATATCTTCCGAGACATCCCCCTGCGATGTTCACCCTAGCGGTGTTGGAGCCTCCCCTGGGGAAGACCCGCCAGAGGCGCAGCGTCTCATCGGGAGAGCCCGTGACGATGGACTCGCCGTCCGGACTGAGTGCGCCATACAGCACACGGAGCGCATGGCCACTGAGTGCAGAAACCTTTAGCAGCTGCGGATATCTCCACAGTACAACCTGGCCAAGTGAGTAGCTATGAGTGGAAACAAACTCGTTAGTATGCTTGGACCAAAAGATATTAGAAACCTGGGAGCTTGTGTGCAGTTCATTAAGACAGTCTCCTGTGGAGGTAtcccagaaaaaaatttttttatcagcaGATCCTCCGCCAGTAGCAAGCAAATTGTGGTTGTGAGGAGACCAACTCATGGCCTTCACTGCAGCAGTAtgtttggctagctggaaCAGAGGAAGGCATTTTCTGCAATCCCATATATACACAGAGTTATCGTTGCACCCGGAAGCCAACTGCTTCGTTTCATAATTCCATTTAAGACCACAGACTTCCGAAGTATGATTAGTTAGCTGTGCGTAACTACTCTCCTTGCATCTAATGTCAGAACAGACGATCTTTGTGTCCCCACTGCCAGTACTTAACGTGTCGTAGTGCCATCCCAATGCTCCAACTCGTCTCTTGTGATTCCTGTACTTTCGTATCTTCACCTCTTTCTCCAAATCCCAAATTTGAACGACTCCGTTTGACAATCCAACAGCTAagaaatttccaaaaaagtTCCATTTCAATGatgttattactttttttNNNNNNNNNNNNNNNNNNNNNNNNNNNNNNNNNNNNNNNNNNNNNNNNNNNNNNNNNNNNNNNNNNNNNNNNNNNNNNNNNNNNNNNNNNNNNNNNNNNNNNNNNNNNNNNNNNNNNNNNNNNNNNNNNNNNNNNNNNNNNNNNNNNNNNNNNNNNNNNNNNNNNNNNNNNNNNNNNNNNNNNNNNNNNNNNNNNNNNNNNNNNNNNNNNNNNNNNNNNNNNNNNNNNNNNNNNNNNNNNNNNNNNNNNNNNNNNNNNNNNNNNNNNNNNNNNNNNNNNNNNNNNNNNNNNNNNNNNNNNNNNNNNNNNNNNNNNNNNNNNNNNNNNNNNNNNNNNNNNNNNNNNNNNNNNNNNNNNNNNNNNNNNNNNNNNNNNNNNNNNNNNNNNNNNNNNNNNNNNNNNNNNNNNNNNNNNNNNNNNNNNNNNNNNNNNNNNNNNNNNNNNNNNNNNNNNNNNNNNNNNNNNNNNNNNNNNNNNNNNNNNNNNNNNNNNNNNN encodes:
- a CDS encoding cell division cycle protein 20 homolog putative, which encodes GNFLAVGLSNGVVQIWDLEKEVKIRKYRNHKRRVGALGWHYDTLSTGSGDTKIVCSDIRCKESSYAQLTNHTSEVCGLKWNYETKQLASGCNDNSVYIWDCRKCLPLFQLAKHTAAVKAMSWSPHNHNLLATGGGSADKKIFFWDTSTGDCLNELHTSSQVSNIFWSKHTNEFVSTHSYSLGQVVLWRYPQLLKVSALSGHALRVLYGALSPDGESIVTGSPDETLRLWRVFPRGGSNTARVNIAGGCLGRYPENCL